A window from Bacteroidota bacterium encodes these proteins:
- the xth gene encoding exodeoxyribonuclease III, protein MKIATYNVNGVNGRLTVLLRWLKEAKPDVVCLQELKSPAEKFPEQAIQQAGYEAVFHGQKSWNGVAILSRIGTPQELRRVLPGDPEDSHSRYIEAVVNKIVIGCLYLPNGNPWPGPKFEYKLKWFKRLSAHAKKLLAHDVPVALVGDFNVMPTELDVYKPERWLNDALFRKEVREAFKKLVDQGWTDAIRKLYPKEKIYTFWDYFRNAYQRDAGLRIDHFLLSPHLKRRLIAAGVDKHVRGWEKTSDHAPVWIELKEK, encoded by the coding sequence ATGAAGATCGCAACCTATAATGTAAACGGAGTTAACGGCCGCCTTACTGTTCTGCTCCGCTGGCTGAAGGAAGCAAAGCCAGACGTGGTTTGCCTGCAGGAACTGAAGTCCCCGGCAGAAAAATTTCCAGAACAGGCTATTCAACAAGCAGGTTATGAAGCAGTATTTCATGGACAAAAAAGCTGGAACGGTGTAGCCATTCTTTCCCGCATAGGAACACCGCAGGAACTAAGGCGTGTATTACCCGGTGATCCCGAAGACAGTCATAGTCGCTATATTGAAGCTGTTGTAAATAAAATAGTAATAGGTTGCCTCTATCTGCCCAATGGTAATCCATGGCCCGGGCCAAAATTTGAGTATAAACTCAAATGGTTTAAACGGCTTTCTGCACATGCAAAAAAACTGCTGGCACATGATGTGCCGGTGGCGCTGGTGGGTGATTTTAATGTAATGCCAACCGAGTTGGATGTGTATAAACCGGAACGCTGGCTGAATGATGCATTGTTCAGGAAAGAAGTTCGTGAGGCATTTAAAAAATTGGTTGACCAGGGCTGGACAGATGCCATCCGTAAATTATATCCAAAGGAAAAAATCTATACATTCTGGGATTATTTCAGGAATGCTTACCAGCGGGATGCAGGTCTCCGGATCGATCATTTTTTATTAAGTCCACATTTAAAACGCCGGCTTATAGCTGCAGGGGTTGACAAACATGTTCGGGGTTGGGAAAAAACAAGTGATCATGCTCCCGTTTGGATAGAACTAAAAGAAAAATAA
- a CDS encoding type II toxin-antitoxin system HicA family toxin, whose protein sequence is MGKLKNISLKIFRRYLQHCGLKHIRTKGGHEIWSAKNLTRPVVLQTHVDPIPEFIVKNNLRTIGKTEEHLLKFLEE, encoded by the coding sequence ATGGGCAAGCTTAAAAATATCTCCCTTAAAATATTCCGGCGCTACCTGCAGCATTGTGGGCTTAAGCATATCCGTACCAAAGGCGGACATGAAATATGGAGTGCTAAAAATCTTACAAGGCCTGTTGTATTGCAAACTCATGTTGACCCGATTCCTGAATTCATTGTAAAGAATAATCTCAGGACAATTGGAAAAACAGAGGAACATTTATTAAAATTCCTTGAAGAATAA
- a CDS encoding GAF domain-containing protein encodes MENFDQDLLLSLNLQLLQSDVNAMIATEKDLKIILNEILKWIGYESKNDILTSILLYNKKTSQLYTGAAPSLPDRYCDAINGAKAGPVAGSCGTAAYFRKQVIVQNIATDPLWQDYKSLALVEGLHSCWSTPIFGANKELLGTFAIYYKEPRKPTPHDLQLIDEIVELTATAIESREKDFETIVGL; translated from the coding sequence ATGGAAAATTTTGATCAGGACTTATTATTATCGCTGAATTTACAGTTGCTGCAATCGGATGTGAATGCAATGATAGCTACTGAAAAAGATCTGAAAATAATACTTAATGAGATATTGAAGTGGATCGGGTATGAAAGTAAGAACGATATTCTGACATCCATACTTTTATATAATAAGAAAACAAGCCAGCTATATACTGGGGCAGCACCTTCGCTTCCGGATCGTTACTGTGATGCGATCAACGGAGCGAAAGCCGGTCCTGTCGCTGGTTCCTGTGGTACAGCTGCTTACTTTCGCAAACAGGTAATTGTACAGAATATTGCAACCGACCCGCTCTGGCAGGATTATAAATCATTGGCATTAGTTGAGGGTTTGCATTCATGCTGGTCGACTCCCATATTTGGAGCCAACAAAGAATTATTGGGAACCTTTGCGATCTATTATAAAGAACCCCGCAAACCCACTCCACATGATCTGCAATTGATTGACGAAATAGTTGAGCTTACTGCAACCGCTATTGAATCAAGAGAGAAAGATTTTGAGACAATAGTTGGTTTATAG
- a CDS encoding right-handed parallel beta-helix repeat-containing protein → MILKRVLIIFLSQFINLAVAFGQAVIYASDHGVRSNSFENASTAIQKTIDACKEKGDVLLVLPGGRIDIWPEGAAKRELYVSNSTESDELPKVKSIAFLFEDFKNITLDGNNTLVMLHGKMVSFAILNSSNIKIKNIRFDYERPTMSELTIRSVTDNSVEAEIHPDSKYVIDNGRIVFYDEGWKTKSHHTIVFEPGSNTLRYSTFKPFLESRAIQLSPFHVRFEGDFSKNKFHPGDVLTVRDPYRDNCGAFIHRSKNIQLEDIKMHFMHGLGIVSQFSENISLLKVVVAPRENSGRIIASFADCFHFSGCRGLVKIDSCFTSGSHDDAVNVHGTHLKITAVVSGKIIVRFMHHQTYGFDAFFAGDSIAIIDPKTLMPLGTAKLKTAKLINKREMEIEVDGTLPSFVNAGLCIENLTWTPEVIIQNSRFERTPTRGLLVTTRRKVVIQNNIFYRTGMYPVLIADDASGWFESGAVQDMTIQNNVFEECGYNSGSGAICIAPENHELLPGKMVHRNIRIINNEFKMTNQALLSARSTDRLVFTGNKIVYSDLLKGEKEIIAINLTACTNVLIERNNFDLPAMPFINMQKMTNADLKTDLKVNIK, encoded by the coding sequence ATGATATTAAAACGGGTTCTTATTATTTTTCTTTCACAGTTCATTAATCTGGCAGTTGCTTTTGGTCAAGCAGTGATATACGCCTCAGATCATGGTGTTAGATCAAACAGTTTTGAGAATGCAAGTACAGCAATTCAAAAAACCATTGATGCCTGTAAAGAAAAAGGTGATGTCTTATTGGTATTGCCGGGTGGTCGAATTGATATCTGGCCGGAAGGAGCAGCAAAGCGGGAACTCTATGTCTCCAATTCAACCGAAAGTGATGAGTTGCCAAAAGTAAAAAGCATTGCATTCCTTTTTGAAGATTTTAAGAACATCACCCTTGATGGTAACAATACATTGGTTATGCTTCACGGCAAGATGGTTTCATTTGCCATTCTCAACAGCAGCAATATTAAGATCAAAAATATCCGTTTCGATTATGAAAGACCCACCATGTCGGAGTTAACTATTCGATCGGTAACCGATAATAGTGTTGAAGCGGAAATACATCCCGATTCAAAATATGTGATCGATAATGGCCGGATCGTTTTTTATGATGAGGGCTGGAAAACAAAATCACATCATACTATAGTTTTTGAGCCCGGGAGCAATACTCTTCGCTATAGTACATTCAAACCTTTTCTTGAAAGCAGGGCCATACAACTCAGTCCTTTTCATGTGCGGTTCGAAGGTGATTTTTCAAAAAACAAGTTTCATCCCGGCGATGTGCTTACTGTAAGAGATCCTTACAGGGATAACTGTGGTGCATTTATTCATCGGAGTAAAAACATTCAGCTTGAAGATATAAAAATGCATTTCATGCATGGCCTGGGGATCGTTTCCCAGTTTTCAGAAAATATTTCTTTGCTGAAAGTAGTGGTTGCACCCCGTGAAAATTCAGGACGCATCATTGCTTCCTTTGCCGATTGTTTTCATTTTTCAGGATGCAGAGGGTTGGTTAAGATCGACAGTTGTTTTACATCGGGGTCGCATGATGATGCTGTGAATGTGCACGGCACCCATTTAAAAATAACGGCAGTTGTTTCAGGGAAGATCATTGTTCGCTTTATGCATCACCAGACTTATGGCTTCGATGCATTTTTTGCAGGTGATAGTATTGCGATCATTGATCCAAAAACATTGATGCCGTTGGGAACTGCAAAGTTGAAAACTGCAAAACTCATTAACAAGCGGGAAATGGAAATTGAAGTGGATGGAACGCTGCCCTCATTTGTGAATGCGGGTCTTTGCATTGAAAACCTTACATGGACACCGGAAGTAATTATACAGAACAGCCGTTTTGAACGAACCCCTACACGGGGCCTGCTTGTTACTACCCGCCGGAAAGTGGTTATTCAAAATAATATATTTTACCGCACCGGCATGTATCCCGTTTTAATTGCTGATGATGCTTCCGGTTGGTTCGAATCCGGAGCGGTACAGGATATGACCATCCAAAATAATGTATTTGAAGAATGCGGTTATAATTCAGGCAGCGGTGCAATTTGCATTGCTCCTGAAAATCATGAACTGCTGCCGGGTAAAATGGTACACCGGAATATCCGCATCATCAATAATGAATTTAAAATGACGAACCAGGCCCTGCTTTCTGCACGAAGTACAGACCGGCTTGTTTTTACAGGAAATAAAATTGTTTATTCCGATCTTTTGAAAGGAGAAAAAGAAATCATTGCTATTAATTTAACAGCCTGTACAAATGTGCTTATCGAAAGAAACAATTTTGATCTGCCTGCAATGCCGTTTATCAATATGCAGAAAATGACCAATGCTGATTTGAAAACAGACCTGAAAGTAAATATTAAATAA
- a CDS encoding PRC-barrel domain containing protein has product MTKHKYLQELDHSNFEIVNGEPDIRGWDVRYGNGEKIGSVEELILDTKAKKIRYMVVDLDENELRLEHRKVFIPIGFAELDDLHDDVLIPNVSVDQLTQLPDYKRNALTPELERSIASVFGRKVRVEPAATIERGERKSARSITDDDIDPDFYSHDHYKDNLFKNRSQQTRRPSLHESEYDEGLRLLQKRNENEKIDTSDLTDAEREKLLKYRKELYRQRRYKNESV; this is encoded by the coding sequence ATGACTAAACATAAATATCTGCAGGAACTCGATCATTCAAATTTTGAGATCGTAAACGGTGAACCTGACATTCGCGGATGGGATGTGAGATACGGGAACGGTGAAAAAATCGGATCAGTAGAAGAGTTGATCCTGGATACAAAAGCAAAAAAAATAAGGTATATGGTCGTTGATCTTGATGAAAATGAACTGAGATTGGAACACCGGAAAGTTTTTATTCCTATTGGCTTTGCCGAATTGGATGATCTGCATGATGATGTGCTGATCCCAAATGTATCAGTAGATCAGCTTACCCAGTTACCTGATTATAAAAGGAATGCTTTAACTCCCGAGCTTGAAAGGAGTATTGCATCTGTATTTGGAAGGAAAGTGAGGGTAGAACCCGCAGCAACAATAGAGAGAGGAGAAAGAAAATCGGCCAGATCAATTACAGACGATGATATCGATCCTGATTTTTATAGTCACGATCATTATAAAGACAATCTTTTTAAAAACAGGTCACAGCAAACAAGGCGACCTTCATTACATGAATCAGAATATGATGAGGGCCTTCGTCTCTTGCAAAAGCGAAATGAAAATGAAAAGATTGATACCTCCGATCTTACAGATGCAGAAAGAGAAAAACTATTAAAATACAGAAAGGAATTATATCGCCAGAGAAGATATAAAAATGAATCTGTTTAA
- a CDS encoding response regulator, with amino-acid sequence MYKEFTGKPEVLVVDDDEDMLIMMQHMLMAEGYVPLISPNAQNAMEIISHRNPAMILLDLRMIGIDGGDICQQIKSDPYTSSIPVIILSANHNIESIAKDCGADAYLTKPFSLQKFKEVFHQLISKKNH; translated from the coding sequence ATGTATAAGGAATTTACCGGCAAACCCGAAGTTTTAGTCGTGGATGATGATGAAGATATGCTGATCATGATGCAGCACATGCTGATGGCGGAAGGATATGTACCACTTATTTCCCCCAATGCACAAAACGCTATGGAAATTATTTCCCATCGTAACCCTGCTATGATATTACTTGACCTCCGCATGATTGGGATAGATGGAGGTGATATCTGTCAGCAGATAAAATCCGATCCGTATACCTCATCTATCCCGGTTATTATACTTTCTGCCAATCATAATATTGAAAGCATTGCGAAAGATTGCGGCGCTGATGCATACCTTACCAAGCCTTTTAGTCTGCAGAAATTTAAAGAAGTGTTCCATCAACTCATTTCAAAAAAAAATCATTGA